The following are from one region of the Cloacibacterium normanense genome:
- a CDS encoding TonB-dependent receptor, with product MKINYLGKSRLSVVIVLSAASVAFAQKTKDSINSKDIEQVVLTGVADIAKDRKTPVAVSTIKEAQIVEKLGNQEFPEVLNTTPSVYATKSGGGFGDSKINIRGFAQENVAVMINGVPVNDMENGAVYWSNWAGLSDVTSAMQVQRGLGSSKLAIASVGGTINVVTRAADKKQGGIVSIGVANDDYLKTLFAYNSGKMSTGWSTSFLLSRTAGNMYANGTEFEGYNYYWALGYQNGKHDFQFTITGAPQWHNQRSSFITIANYIKYGGVNGGDPNRKYNADWGLLNGEEYSMRRNYYHKPVMSLNWDWNISSASKLNTVVYASFGRGGGTGDTGSVGGKNFSNAAWRLPDGTANFDAIYAANAASTPTAGVLVRRASINSHNWFGIISSFNQKINDNLKLTAGIDGRYYYGYHYQVVSDFLGATGFRDTTNKNAISTSNPTGQRIIVNSHDATPTWNPFGGKIDPEADMISYWNDGEVLWYGGFGQLEYSNDNLSAFVQGAVSNQGFQRIDHFIVDGVSLLNGTLASPTNQPTSKNPALNTKTGFKNLVGYNIKGGINYNINDHHNVFGNIGYYSKQPFLNAVYPNNKNFLNPNLTNEKIFGAELGYGFRSSAVNLNVNVYRTSWKDRFLRRGNLNIPDPNNPGVTFTNAYANIAGITEIHRGVEVDGSVKVNQYLSFTGMVSVGDWYYEGNATGTYFTETNEEIAGTSFAGTTLYLDKVKVGGSAQNTYAAGFVLEPAKNFKLDGTYRYVNNLYANVNPINFQSQAAGNLGALKLPSFGLFDLGASYKVNLNAKQYFTLRANVYNVFDKVYIAESNTNYQSNLSAADYAAYGSSAPSYTSYVQAGEWNGVSQQNQVFFGFGRTWAATFSFNF from the coding sequence ATGAAAATCAACTATTTAGGAAAGTCAAGACTTTCTGTGGTTATTGTATTAAGTGCTGCTAGTGTAGCATTTGCGCAAAAAACTAAAGATTCTATCAACTCAAAAGACATAGAACAAGTAGTTCTTACTGGGGTGGCAGATATCGCTAAGGACAGAAAAACTCCAGTTGCTGTTTCTACTATTAAAGAAGCACAAATTGTAGAAAAATTGGGTAACCAAGAATTCCCAGAAGTCCTAAACACTACTCCTTCTGTGTATGCAACTAAATCTGGTGGAGGTTTTGGAGACTCTAAAATTAACATTAGAGGTTTTGCTCAAGAAAACGTAGCGGTAATGATCAATGGGGTTCCTGTAAACGATATGGAAAACGGAGCTGTATATTGGTCAAACTGGGCTGGTCTATCAGATGTAACTTCTGCTATGCAAGTACAGAGAGGTCTAGGTTCATCTAAATTAGCTATTGCTTCTGTAGGTGGTACTATTAACGTAGTAACTAGAGCTGCTGACAAAAAACAAGGAGGAATTGTTTCTATAGGTGTTGCTAATGACGATTACTTAAAAACTCTATTTGCTTACAATAGCGGTAAAATGTCTACAGGATGGTCTACTTCTTTCCTTTTAAGTAGAACTGCTGGTAACATGTATGCTAATGGTACAGAATTCGAAGGATATAATTATTATTGGGCATTAGGTTACCAAAACGGTAAACATGATTTCCAATTTACCATTACTGGTGCTCCACAATGGCACAACCAAAGATCATCTTTCATTACTATCGCTAACTATATTAAATATGGTGGTGTAAATGGTGGTGATCCAAACAGAAAATATAACGCAGATTGGGGACTTCTAAATGGAGAGGAATACTCTATGAGAAGAAACTACTACCACAAACCAGTAATGTCTTTAAACTGGGACTGGAACATTTCTTCTGCTTCTAAACTTAATACAGTAGTATACGCTTCTTTTGGTAGAGGTGGTGGTACTGGAGACACTGGTTCAGTGGGAGGTAAAAACTTCTCAAACGCAGCTTGGAGACTTCCTGATGGAACGGCTAACTTTGACGCAATTTATGCAGCAAATGCAGCTTCTACACCTACAGCTGGTGTGTTAGTAAGAAGAGCTTCTATCAACTCTCACAACTGGTTTGGTATCATTTCTAGTTTTAACCAAAAAATTAATGACAACTTAAAACTTACCGCAGGTATTGATGGTAGATATTACTATGGTTACCACTACCAAGTAGTAAGTGATTTCTTAGGAGCTACTGGCTTCAGAGATACTACTAACAAAAATGCTATTTCTACAAGTAACCCAACTGGTCAAAGAATTATCGTAAATTCTCATGATGCTACTCCTACTTGGAATCCTTTTGGAGGAAAAATTGATCCAGAAGCAGATATGATTTCTTACTGGAATGATGGAGAAGTACTTTGGTATGGTGGTTTCGGTCAGTTAGAATATTCTAATGATAATTTATCAGCATTTGTACAAGGTGCAGTTTCTAACCAAGGTTTCCAAAGAATTGACCACTTTATCGTAGATGGTGTTTCTTTATTAAACGGAACATTAGCATCTCCAACTAACCAACCTACTTCTAAAAACCCAGCACTTAATACTAAAACTGGTTTCAAAAATTTAGTTGGTTACAATATTAAAGGGGGAATCAACTATAATATTAATGATCACCATAACGTTTTTGGAAACATCGGTTACTATTCTAAGCAACCTTTCTTAAACGCTGTTTATCCTAACAATAAAAACTTCTTAAACCCAAATCTTACCAATGAAAAGATTTTTGGTGCTGAATTAGGATACGGTTTCCGTTCATCTGCTGTAAACCTTAACGTGAACGTTTATAGAACTTCTTGGAAAGATAGATTCTTAAGAAGAGGTAATTTAAATATTCCAGATCCAAACAACCCAGGAGTAACATTTACTAACGCATATGCTAACATTGCTGGAATTACTGAAATTCACAGAGGTGTAGAAGTAGATGGTAGCGTAAAAGTAAACCAATATTTATCTTTCACAGGTATGGTTTCTGTAGGAGATTGGTATTATGAAGGAAATGCAACTGGTACTTACTTCACTGAAACAAACGAAGAAATCGCTGGAACTAGCTTTGCTGGAACCACACTTTACTTAGACAAAGTAAAAGTAGGAGGATCTGCTCAGAATACTTATGCTGCAGGTTTCGTTCTTGAACCAGCTAAAAACTTCAAATTAGATGGAACATACAGATATGTTAACAATCTATACGCTAACGTAAACCCTATCAACTTCCAAAGTCAAGCTGCTGGAAACTTAGGTGCTCTTAAACTTCCTAGTTTTGGACTTTTTGATTTAGGTGCATCTTACAAGGTAAACCTTAATGCTAAGCAATACTTTACTCTAAGAGCAAACGTT
- the nadC gene encoding carboxylating nicotinate-nucleotide diphosphorylase yields MKRPHYVTDKALKQFIKSALEEDIQSGDHSTLSTIPKELVQSAKLLVKEDCILAGVELAEIIFKTFDKDLKVEVFIKDGENAKVGDIAFIVTGSARSILSTERLVLNCMQRMSGIATLTHEWDSRLLGTKTKLLDTRKTTPNFRICEKWAVAIGGGTNHRYGLYDMIMLKDNHIDYNGSITNAVKMTQDYLKKNKLKLKVEVETRNLAEVEEAAKLAGKGIDRIMLDNMDVKTMTEAVKIIAGKCETEASGGISRDQLNEIARTGVTYISAGALTHSAENIDLSLKAIKN; encoded by the coding sequence ATGAAACGTCCACATTACGTAACCGATAAAGCCTTAAAACAATTTATAAAATCTGCTTTAGAAGAAGATATTCAAAGCGGTGACCACTCTACCCTTTCTACCATTCCTAAAGAATTGGTACAAAGTGCTAAACTTTTGGTAAAAGAAGACTGTATTTTGGCTGGTGTAGAATTAGCAGAAATTATTTTTAAAACTTTTGACAAAGATTTAAAAGTAGAGGTTTTTATTAAAGATGGAGAAAACGCAAAAGTTGGCGACATTGCTTTCATCGTTACAGGAAGTGCGCGTTCTATCCTTTCTACAGAAAGATTAGTGCTAAATTGCATGCAAAGAATGAGCGGAATTGCTACTTTAACTCATGAATGGGACTCTAGACTTTTAGGAACCAAAACCAAATTGCTTGACACGAGAAAAACTACTCCAAATTTCAGAATTTGTGAAAAATGGGCGGTAGCAATTGGCGGCGGAACCAATCACAGATACGGATTGTATGATATGATTATGCTAAAAGACAATCACATAGATTACAACGGAAGCATTACCAATGCAGTGAAAATGACGCAAGACTACCTCAAAAAAAATAAATTAAAACTAAAGGTAGAAGTAGAAACCAGAAATCTAGCCGAAGTAGAAGAAGCTGCAAAACTTGCAGGAAAAGGAATTGATAGAATTATGCTAGATAATATGGATGTAAAAACCATGACAGAAGCGGTAAAAATAATTGCAGGAAAGTGTGAGACCGAAGCTTCAGGAGGAATTTCAAGAGACCAACTAAACGAAATCGCAAGAACAGGTGTCACTTATATTTCTGCAGGAGCACTTACCCATTCCGCAGAAAATATAGATTTAAGTTTAAAAGCCATAAAAAATTAA
- the nadB gene encoding L-aspartate oxidase, translating to MIKTDVLVIGSGISGLSYAIKISEKLPDAKITIVTKAEEDETNTKYAQGGLAVVMDLDTDNFQKHIDDTMRAGDYENNREVVEMVIKEGPDRFREIVEWGVNFDKKEDGEFKLGREGGHTEFRIVHHKDITGAEIERALLEYCNKSPNIEILDYHYVIDLITQHHIPNKNFDLENISCYGAYVLDQKNKKIKKITAKVTMVATGGAGHVYKNTTNPKIATGDGIAFVHRARGKVSNMQYIQFHPTAMYSKRDGMLFLISEAVRGDGAKLRTKNGEKFMHKYDEREELASRDIVARAIDNEMKISGDEYVGLDCREMDKEKFIEHFPNIYQKCMDEGIDPFKQLIPVVPASHYLMGGIVVDKDGQSSIKNLFAVGECTNSGLHGANRLASNSLLEGLVYGHNAAMKSIELLHKDEFNYFDLENVPEWNEEGMKVMEEKVLITYLRKQLQEMMSDLVSIVRSNERLQLAQKKQREIYEAVTELYNYSVISPELSELRNLVNVSYLIIKHSLAMKENKGAFYNKDFA from the coding sequence ATGATAAAAACAGATGTATTGGTAATCGGCTCAGGAATTTCGGGACTTTCTTACGCCATTAAAATTTCTGAAAAATTACCAGATGCTAAAATCACCATCGTCACCAAAGCGGAAGAAGACGAAACCAACACCAAATATGCACAAGGTGGATTGGCTGTGGTGATGGATTTAGACACAGATAATTTCCAGAAACATATAGACGATACCATGCGTGCTGGAGATTACGAAAACAATAGAGAAGTGGTAGAAATGGTTATCAAAGAAGGACCAGACCGTTTCCGTGAGATTGTAGAATGGGGCGTAAATTTTGACAAAAAAGAAGATGGCGAGTTTAAACTCGGAAGAGAAGGTGGTCACACCGAATTTAGAATTGTTCACCATAAAGATATTACAGGTGCCGAAATAGAACGGGCACTTTTAGAATATTGCAACAAATCTCCGAATATAGAAATTCTTGATTATCATTACGTTATTGATTTAATCACTCAACACCACATTCCCAATAAAAACTTTGATTTAGAAAATATTTCTTGTTATGGAGCTTATGTTCTAGACCAAAAAAATAAAAAAATAAAAAAAATTACCGCAAAAGTAACCATGGTAGCAACTGGAGGAGCTGGTCACGTTTATAAAAACACCACAAATCCAAAAATTGCCACAGGAGACGGAATTGCTTTTGTACACAGAGCTCGCGGCAAAGTTTCTAACATGCAATACATTCAGTTTCATCCTACTGCAATGTATTCTAAACGAGACGGAATGCTCTTCCTAATTTCGGAAGCAGTACGCGGTGACGGCGCAAAACTCAGAACCAAAAATGGTGAAAAATTCATGCATAAATATGATGAGCGAGAAGAATTAGCTTCGCGAGATATTGTCGCAAGAGCCATTGACAACGAAATGAAAATTTCTGGTGATGAATATGTAGGCCTTGATTGTAGAGAAATGGATAAAGAAAAATTTATAGAACATTTTCCTAATATTTATCAAAAATGCATGGATGAAGGAATTGATCCATTTAAACAACTGATTCCTGTGGTTCCCGCTAGTCATTATTTAATGGGCGGAATCGTGGTAGATAAAGACGGACAATCTTCTATCAAAAATCTATTTGCAGTGGGAGAATGCACCAATTCTGGATTGCACGGCGCAAATCGTCTCGCTTCTAATTCACTTTTGGAAGGTTTGGTTTATGGTCATAATGCTGCGATGAAATCTATAGAATTGCTTCACAAAGATGAATTTAATTACTTCGACCTAGAAAATGTACCAGAATGGAATGAAGAAGGCATGAAAGTAATGGAAGAAAAAGTACTCATCACTTATCTTAGAAAACAACTTCAAGAAATGATGAGCGATTTGGTAAGTATCGTAAGAAGCAACGAGAGATTGCAACTTGCTCAAAAAAAACAAAGAGAAATCTACGAAGCGGTTACAGAATTGTATAATTATTCAGTAATTTCGCCAGAATTATCAGAATTAAGAAATCTGGTGAATGTTTCTTACCTTATTATTAAGCATTCTTTGGCGATGAAAGAAAACAAAGGTGCTTTTTACAATAAAGATTTTGCTTAA
- the rnhA gene encoding ribonuclease HI, with translation MKIEIYTDGACSGNPGKGGYGILMRVPEKKYQKTFSEGFRLTTNNRMELLAVIEALEKLKNPEENVHVFTDSKYVADAINQNWIFGWIKKGFKNVKNPDLWQRFVPLFRKHTIEFHWIKGHAGHPENEICDQLAVKASQSSNLKIDAFFENQKEGGLF, from the coding sequence ATGAAAATCGAAATTTACACAGACGGCGCTTGTAGTGGCAATCCTGGAAAGGGTGGCTATGGAATTCTCATGCGTGTTCCTGAAAAAAAATATCAAAAAACTTTTTCCGAAGGTTTCCGTTTGACCACCAATAATAGAATGGAACTTCTCGCGGTGATTGAAGCACTTGAAAAGTTAAAAAATCCCGAGGAAAACGTTCATGTTTTCACCGATTCTAAATATGTAGCTGATGCCATCAACCAAAATTGGATTTTCGGATGGATAAAAAAAGGGTTTAAAAATGTGAAAAACCCAGATTTGTGGCAAAGATTTGTTCCACTTTTCAGAAAACATACAATAGAATTTCATTGGATAAAAGGTCATGCTGGTCATCCTGAAAATGAAATCTGCGACCAACTCGCTGTAAAAGCTTCTCAATCATCGAATTTAAAAATAGATGCTTTTTTTGAAAATCAAAAAGAGGGCGGATTGTTCTAA
- the dnaB gene encoding replicative DNA helicase, whose translation MAQKETLSSLTHGNFAKELSISAGKMPPNAVEFEKLVIGTFLIDKKGLDYSIDLLTPEVFYDPRHQVIFSAILKLYEKNEPVDLMTVIQELKKEEKLGFAGGDHYIIDLTMGVSSSAHIEYHVRVILEKFILRSLINVSANVIDSSYKESTDVFELLDKAEQSFFEITNGTIKKGFDTANSLVKEAIDKIKSLKDKEGLSGIPSGFRDVDKETGGWQSSDLIIIAARPAMGKTAFLLSMARNITVEHNIPMALFSLEMASVQLITRMIASETGISSEKLRKGQMSEEEWQRLFSNVAALENAPLYIDETPALSVFDFRAKCRRLVMQHGVRIIMVDYLQLMTANSGGKGGGNREQEIATISRSLKAIAKELNVPVIALSQLSRTVETRPNKRPQLSDLRESGAIEQDADIVSFIYRPEYYKIDTWEDETPSANQAELIIAKHRNGSIADVRLSFHGSLAKFSDLDVFGSYHSSGFAQQDEPNGFDKLRVSIDPGAAFGLPDNGNISGSAMNYDDDDAEMPF comes from the coding sequence ATGGCACAGAAGGAAACATTATCAAGTTTAACACATGGTAATTTCGCGAAGGAACTTTCTATTTCAGCAGGCAAAATGCCGCCTAATGCAGTTGAATTCGAGAAATTGGTTATTGGAACTTTTTTGATTGACAAAAAAGGATTAGATTATTCTATAGATTTATTAACTCCCGAGGTTTTTTACGACCCGAGACATCAAGTTATTTTTTCTGCAATCTTAAAATTGTACGAAAAAAACGAGCCTGTAGACTTAATGACCGTAATCCAAGAGCTCAAAAAAGAAGAAAAACTAGGTTTTGCTGGAGGTGACCATTACATTATTGACCTTACCATGGGCGTTTCTTCGAGCGCTCACATAGAATATCACGTTCGTGTAATTCTAGAAAAATTCATTCTCAGAAGTTTGATTAATGTTTCTGCGAATGTAATTGACAGTTCTTACAAAGAATCTACAGACGTTTTTGAATTGCTAGATAAAGCCGAACAATCTTTTTTCGAAATTACCAATGGAACCATCAAAAAAGGTTTTGACACCGCAAATTCTTTGGTAAAAGAAGCGATTGATAAAATTAAGTCTTTAAAAGACAAAGAAGGACTGTCTGGTATTCCATCAGGATTTAGAGATGTAGACAAAGAAACAGGAGGATGGCAAAGTTCTGACTTAATCATCATCGCGGCACGTCCTGCAATGGGAAAAACCGCATTTCTACTTTCTATGGCGAGAAACATCACGGTAGAACACAATATTCCGATGGCGCTATTCTCTCTGGAGATGGCATCTGTACAGCTTATCACAAGGATGATTGCCTCAGAAACAGGAATTTCTTCTGAAAAATTGAGAAAAGGACAAATGTCTGAAGAAGAATGGCAAAGACTATTCTCAAACGTTGCCGCTCTTGAAAACGCACCGCTTTATATAGACGAAACACCTGCACTTTCAGTATTTGATTTCCGTGCAAAATGCAGAAGATTGGTAATGCAACATGGCGTAAGAATCATCATGGTGGATTATTTACAGTTGATGACCGCAAATTCTGGAGGAAAAGGCGGCGGAAACAGAGAGCAAGAAATTGCAACCATTTCTCGTTCATTAAAGGCGATTGCAAAAGAATTAAACGTTCCTGTTATTGCACTTTCTCAGTTATCCAGAACCGTAGAAACCCGTCCAAATAAGAGACCTCAACTTTCGGATTTGAGAGAATCTGGAGCAATTGAGCAAGATGCAGATATCGTTTCTTTCATCTACAGACCAGAATATTATAAAATTGACACTTGGGAAGACGAAACACCTTCTGCAAACCAAGCAGAACTTATCATTGCTAAGCACAGAAACGGTTCTATTGCAGATGTAAGATTAAGTTTCCACGGAAGTTTAGCCAAATTCTCAGATTTAGACGTTTTCGGAAGCTATCATTCTTCTGGTTTTGCGCAACAAGATGAACCAAATGGTTTTGATAAATTGCGAGTTTCCATAGATCCAGGTGCAGCATTTGGCTTACCAGATAACGGAAATATTTCTGGTTCTGCCATGAATTATGACGACGATGATGCTGAAATGCCGTTCTAA
- a CDS encoding MFS transporter gives MISLEPIKTLKNKEFRNLLTGRFFLILAFRMLATLLGWWVYQLTKDPFSIGLIGLSEVIPAVSTALYAGHVIDMNEKKRMLLLCTSGYFVLIALLLIPAFYSSNLHFTGHEITYYIYGIIFLTGICRAFIGPIVPVMIPKIVGQEKLANAITLNQATFLTASVSGHAIGGFLIALITIKWTLVVILFLILLASLFFFQIKKQQSEYHKNELQVWASMKEGITYIYRTKEILGALCLDMFAVLFGGAVAMIPVFASDILKVGADGFGLLNAASDIGSMMIIVTLSFIPLRKNQGKILIGVVAGFGLCIIGFGLSKLYWLSFLFLMLSGIFDGISVVIRGTIVQLKTPDHIRGRVMSANSIFIMSSNEMGQFESGVAAKLLGVVRSVVFGGTMTVLIALFVGKFVPKLRKMEY, from the coding sequence ATGATTTCTCTTGAGCCCATTAAAACTCTAAAAAATAAAGAGTTCCGAAACTTACTTACTGGAAGATTTTTTCTAATTCTAGCGTTTAGAATGCTCGCCACGTTATTAGGATGGTGGGTTTATCAGCTCACCAAAGATCCATTTTCTATAGGTTTGATAGGGCTTTCGGAAGTTATTCCTGCGGTTTCTACAGCTTTGTACGCTGGTCATGTTATCGACATGAACGAGAAAAAAAGAATGCTTCTCTTGTGCACTTCGGGATATTTTGTGCTGATTGCGTTGTTATTAATTCCTGCATTTTACTCATCTAATCTTCATTTTACAGGTCACGAAATCACTTATTACATCTACGGAATTATATTTCTTACAGGAATTTGTAGAGCTTTCATCGGCCCGATTGTTCCAGTAATGATTCCCAAAATTGTGGGACAAGAAAAATTAGCTAACGCTATTACGTTAAACCAAGCTACATTTCTTACTGCATCTGTTTCAGGACACGCAATTGGAGGATTTCTTATCGCTTTAATTACTATAAAATGGACTCTTGTCGTTATTTTATTTTTAATTTTATTGGCATCCTTATTTTTCTTTCAAATCAAAAAACAACAGTCAGAATATCATAAAAATGAGTTGCAAGTTTGGGCTTCTATGAAAGAAGGAATCACTTACATTTATAGAACGAAAGAAATTCTAGGAGCATTGTGTTTAGATATGTTTGCCGTACTTTTTGGCGGTGCAGTTGCCATGATTCCTGTTTTCGCAAGTGATATTTTAAAAGTAGGAGCTGATGGTTTCGGACTTCTCAACGCTGCATCAGATATTGGCTCGATGATGATTATTGTAACGCTTTCTTTCATTCCATTAAGAAAAAATCAGGGCAAAATTTTAATCGGTGTAGTAGCTGGATTTGGTTTATGCATCATTGGTTTCGGCTTGTCAAAACTCTACTGGTTGTCTTTCTTATTCCTTATGTTGAGCGGAATTTTTGACGGAATTTCAGTCGTGATTAGAGGAACCATCGTACAGTTGAAAACTCCAGATCATATCCGAGGAAGGGTGATGAGTGCAAATTCTATCTTCATTATGTCGAGCAATGAAATGGGACAATTTGAAAGCGGTGTTGCTGCGAAACTTTTAGGTGTGGTAAGGTCAGTCGTTTTTGGAGGAACCATGACCGTTCTTATTGCACTTTTTGTAGGGAAATTCGTTCCAAAATTGAGAAAAATGGAATATTAA
- a CDS encoding DMT family transporter: MNWLILIIAGLFETAFAFCLGKAQETTGKENLYWWSGFAVCLFFSMFLMYKAIAGENGLPIGTAYAVWTGIGAVGSVLMGIFFFNEPATFWRIFFVSTLIISIVGLKFVSE; the protein is encoded by the coding sequence ATGAATTGGTTAATACTCATCATCGCAGGATTATTCGAAACGGCATTTGCGTTTTGTTTAGGAAAAGCACAAGAAACTACAGGTAAAGAAAACCTTTATTGGTGGTCTGGTTTTGCAGTTTGCCTTTTTTTTTCTATGTTTCTCATGTACAAAGCTATTGCTGGCGAAAACGGTTTGCCAATTGGTACAGCTTATGCAGTTTGGACAGGAATTGGAGCGGTAGGAAGCGTTTTGATGGGAATCTTTTTCTTTAACGAGCCAGCCACTTTTTGGCGCATCTTTTTCGTGTCAACTTTAATTATTTCAATTGTAGGACTGAAGTTTGTAAGTGAGTAA
- a CDS encoding type II toxin-antitoxin system RelE/ParE family toxin: MKSGYKIFWTEHAASELEKTIQYLQTEFSDKEISKLLIKLEETLELISVNPKIFPISDKKGIQKAILLKYNSIYYREINNTVEILSFFSNRQNPKKRKI, encoded by the coding sequence ATGAAAAGTGGTTATAAAATTTTTTGGACAGAACATGCAGCCTCTGAATTAGAAAAAACCATTCAATATTTACAAACAGAATTTTCTGATAAAGAAATTTCAAAACTTTTAATAAAATTAGAAGAAACTTTAGAGCTAATTTCTGTCAATCCTAAAATATTTCCCATTTCTGACAAAAAAGGAATTCAAAAAGCAATCTTGCTTAAATACAATTCAATCTATTACCGAGAAATAAACAATACTGTAGAAATTTTATCTTTCTTTTCTAATAGACAAAATCCTAAGAAAAGAAAAATCTAA
- a CDS encoding GH3 auxin-responsive promoter family protein, translating to MINFLKKSIAKIWAKNHVAKTEDFKNNAEVLQEKLLIDLVKKSEKTLFGLQHNFSKIKSVEDFQKNVKISDYEDLKPFVEKVKHGDKNILWPEKPEYFAKTSGTTSGTKYIPLTKEGMDYQVKAAQSALFHYIAQKNNADFVNGKMIFLQGSPELEDINDIKTGRLSGIVAHHIPKYLQKNRLPSYETNCIEDWETKVDKIVEETEKENMTLISGIPPWLIMYFEKLIERNGKKIKQLFPNLQLIVTGGVNYEPYREKMEELLGGKVDIIQTFPASEGFFAFQDDYEKEGLLLQSNHGIFYEFIPLELYGKPDAPRLTLKDVELNKDYALILTTNSGLWAYSIGDVVRFISKNPHRILVSGRTKHFTSAFGEHVIAFEVEEAMKATVEKFPAQITEFHLAPQVNPENGELPYHEWFIEFEKEPENLEDFRQNLDAEMRKRNTYYDDLISGNILQVLKITKLQKNAFQEYAKSEGKLGGQNKIPRLANDRKIGDFLKIFKI from the coding sequence ATGATAAATTTCTTAAAGAAAAGCATCGCCAAAATTTGGGCGAAAAACCATGTTGCTAAAACAGAAGACTTCAAAAATAACGCCGAAGTTCTTCAGGAAAAATTGTTAATAGATTTGGTCAAAAAATCCGAAAAAACACTTTTTGGACTTCAGCATAACTTTTCGAAAATTAAATCGGTAGAAGATTTTCAAAAAAATGTGAAAATCTCTGACTACGAAGACCTAAAACCTTTTGTAGAAAAAGTAAAACATGGCGACAAAAATATTCTTTGGCCAGAAAAACCAGAATATTTCGCAAAAACTTCTGGAACCACTTCTGGAACGAAATATATTCCTTTGACCAAAGAAGGAATGGACTATCAGGTAAAAGCAGCACAATCTGCACTTTTCCATTATATTGCGCAAAAAAATAATGCTGATTTTGTAAACGGAAAAATGATTTTCTTGCAAGGTTCACCAGAATTGGAAGATATTAACGATATAAAAACAGGCAGACTTTCAGGAATTGTAGCGCATCATATCCCAAAATATTTGCAAAAAAACAGATTGCCGAGCTACGAAACCAATTGCATAGAAGATTGGGAAACCAAAGTAGATAAAATTGTAGAAGAAACCGAAAAGGAGAACATGACGCTGATTTCGGGAATTCCGCCTTGGTTAATTATGTATTTTGAAAAGCTCATCGAAAGAAATGGCAAGAAAATAAAACAACTTTTTCCGAATCTTCAACTCATTGTAACAGGCGGTGTAAACTACGAACCTTACCGTGAAAAAATGGAAGAATTATTGGGAGGAAAAGTAGATATTATTCAAACGTTTCCTGCAAGTGAAGGCTTTTTTGCTTTTCAAGATGATTATGAAAAAGAAGGACTTTTACTACAATCGAATCACGGAATTTTCTATGAATTTATTCCGCTAGAGTTGTATGGTAAACCAGACGCTCCAAGATTGACTTTGAAAGATGTGGAACTCAATAAAGATTATGCGTTGATTTTGACAACAAATTCTGGACTTTGGGCTTATTCTATTGGTGATGTAGTAAGATTTATCTCAAAAAATCCGCACAGAATTTTAGTTTCTGGAAGAACCAAACATTTCACCTCAGCTTTTGGTGAACACGTGATTGCTTTTGAAGTGGAAGAAGCAATGAAAGCAACAGTGGAGAAATTCCCAGCACAAATTACGGAGTTTCATCTAGCGCCACAGGTAAATCCCGAAAATGGAGAATTACCTTATCACGAATGGTTTATAGAATTTGAAAAAGAGCCAGAAAATTTAGAAGATTTCCGTCAAAACCTTGATGCAGAAATGCGCAAAAGAAACACGTATTATGATGATTTGATTTCTGGAAATATTTTGCAAGTTTTAAAAATCACCAAATTGCAGAAAAACGCTTTCCAAGAATACGCAAAATCTGAAGGAAAACTGGGCGGACAAAACAAAATTCCACGTTTGGCAAATGATAGAAAAATTGGCGATTTTTTAAAGATTTTTAAAATCTAG